Proteins co-encoded in one Saprospira grandis genomic window:
- a CDS encoding phosphatidate cytidylyltransferase — protein sequence MSLRLRTTTALVFGVIMIVGTLAHPISAAVLYLLVGFLCIRELGQLLLQQDSPQKIYNQLRRALFMLLSILPALLLVDGYLSPFPLVLNGLGHWFLPLYSLPFLLELAASSKNPFQNIAYSYLGLFYIGLPTFLLCFLSLQDPSGRFLIMAIMLLVWANDVFAYLTGRKLGKRRISPILSPNKTLEGLIGGFTAALLWGFASYFVWSILDFSLSTWLILAAEASIFAFWGDLIASMLKRSLNIKDTGTTLPGHGGLIDRFDAFLFVFPVITFTIIFILKIARFIPF from the coding sequence ATGAGTTTGCGCTTGCGCACAACTACGGCCCTTGTTTTTGGGGTCATTATGATTGTGGGAACTTTGGCCCACCCTATTTCGGCGGCAGTCCTCTACCTTTTGGTGGGCTTTTTATGTATCCGAGAGCTGGGCCAATTGCTCCTACAGCAAGATAGTCCACAGAAAATCTATAATCAATTGCGGCGAGCACTCTTTATGTTGCTCTCTATTTTGCCCGCTTTGCTCCTTGTAGATGGCTATTTATCGCCTTTTCCTTTAGTCCTAAATGGGCTAGGTCATTGGTTTTTGCCCCTTTATTCTCTGCCTTTTCTCTTAGAGTTGGCGGCTTCAAGCAAAAATCCTTTCCAAAATATTGCCTACAGCTATCTGGGCCTTTTCTATATTGGGCTGCCCACTTTCTTGCTTTGCTTTCTGTCTTTGCAAGATCCCTCGGGCCGCTTTCTCATTATGGCTATTATGCTTTTGGTTTGGGCCAATGATGTTTTTGCCTATCTGACAGGCCGCAAGCTCGGAAAACGTAGAATTTCGCCCATTTTATCGCCCAATAAAACGCTTGAGGGCCTTATTGGGGGATTTACAGCGGCTCTGCTTTGGGGCTTTGCTTCTTATTTTGTCTGGAGCATCCTCGATTTTTCCCTCTCTACTTGGCTGATTCTGGCCGCAGAGGCCTCTATTTTTGCCTTTTGGGGCGATCTTATTGCCTCTATGCTCAAACGCTCACTCAATATTAAGGATACAGGAACAACTTTGCCTGGGCATGGTGGACTGATTGACCGCTTTGATGCCTTCCTTTTTGTCTTTCCTGTGATTACTTTTACGATTATTTTTATCCTGAAAATCGCTAGATTTATTCCTTTTTAA
- a CDS encoding M1 family metallopeptidase, which produces MLKRSLLAILSLFLLAQYGWAQEERAHEKFKQLYEELPTPNQYHNAAGAPGHKYWQQRADYNIQVRLDDEKQRIYGKERIAYYNNSPDELSYLWLQLDQNVRAQGSDAQITETQKLDPQMYSYQVMSLFDKFDGGFKIEKVSGKKGENLKYTINKTMMRIDLDRPLKPGEKFEFDVKWWYNINDGIKTRARSGYEYFPEDDNYMYNIAQFYPRMCAYNSVDGWQNKQFMGRGEFTLSFGNFNLEITVPKNFIVGATGVLQNSKDVLSKTQRERIEKARTAKDPVFIITEEEAKANESKKGEGSQTWRFYASNVRDVAFVASRKLIWDAQGVQFGDRNVLAISYYPKECMGLWDKYSTRAVVHTLKTYSKYTFDYPYPVAISSHTNFTGMEYPMICFNYGRPRPDGTYSERLKYGMIGVIIHEIGHNYFPMIVNSDERQWTWMDEGLNTFLQYLTEVEWERDYPCRRGPAYKITDYMGGDKNGIVPIMTNSESILQFGNNAYGKPATALNILRETIMGRELFDHAFKEYANRWKFKHPTPADFFRTMEDASGVDLDWFWRGWFYGTDHVDIALDEITHYHLNTFNPEQEMSMQKIWDAEDPTYIGDIRNKESVKQTVMERYPDLHDKYNDRDKYRVDEETQRNSLFAYQNLSAEEKEVLAKDYNYYQVDFKNVGGLVMPIIIELKYVDGSSEVRYIPAEIWRYNSNKVSKVFVTEKEIKEFILDPYLETADVERENNYFPRRRKPTRFEMFSPRQ; this is translated from the coding sequence ATGCTAAAACGATCACTACTTGCTATACTTAGCCTTTTTTTATTGGCGCAGTATGGCTGGGCACAAGAAGAACGTGCTCATGAAAAATTTAAGCAGCTCTATGAGGAGTTGCCCACGCCCAACCAATACCATAATGCGGCTGGAGCCCCAGGGCATAAGTATTGGCAGCAACGAGCCGACTATAATATTCAGGTTCGTTTGGATGATGAAAAACAGCGAATTTATGGCAAAGAACGCATTGCCTACTACAACAACTCGCCCGATGAACTCTCTTACCTTTGGTTGCAACTAGACCAAAATGTGCGAGCCCAAGGTTCTGACGCTCAAATTACAGAGACCCAAAAGCTTGATCCTCAAATGTATAGCTATCAAGTTATGAGTCTTTTTGATAAATTTGATGGCGGCTTTAAGATTGAGAAAGTCAGTGGAAAAAAAGGGGAAAACCTAAAGTATACCATCAATAAAACCATGATGCGGATCGATCTTGATCGTCCACTAAAACCTGGCGAAAAGTTTGAATTTGATGTGAAATGGTGGTACAATATCAATGATGGGATTAAAACTCGTGCCCGCTCAGGCTATGAGTATTTTCCAGAAGATGATAACTATATGTACAATATTGCCCAGTTTTATCCTCGGATGTGTGCCTACAATTCTGTAGATGGTTGGCAAAATAAACAGTTTATGGGCCGTGGAGAATTTACCCTCAGCTTTGGTAACTTCAACCTAGAGATTACGGTCCCCAAAAACTTTATCGTGGGCGCAACAGGTGTTTTGCAAAATAGCAAAGATGTATTGAGCAAAACCCAACGTGAGCGTATAGAAAAAGCCAGAACGGCCAAAGATCCCGTTTTCATTATTACGGAAGAGGAGGCCAAAGCCAATGAAAGCAAAAAAGGAGAAGGTAGCCAAACTTGGCGCTTCTATGCCTCTAATGTACGTGATGTAGCCTTTGTGGCCTCTCGCAAATTGATTTGGGATGCCCAAGGCGTACAATTTGGCGATCGCAATGTACTCGCCATTTCTTACTATCCCAAAGAGTGTATGGGCCTTTGGGACAAATACTCGACTCGTGCCGTTGTGCACACCCTCAAAACCTACTCTAAGTATACTTTTGACTACCCCTACCCCGTGGCCATTTCTAGCCATACTAACTTTACGGGTATGGAGTACCCCATGATTTGCTTCAACTATGGCCGCCCTCGTCCTGATGGAACCTACTCGGAGCGCCTAAAGTACGGCATGATTGGCGTAATTATCCACGAAATTGGGCACAACTATTTCCCCATGATCGTGAACTCTGACGAGCGTCAATGGACCTGGATGGATGAAGGACTCAACACCTTTTTGCAGTACCTTACCGAGGTAGAATGGGAGCGTGACTACCCCTGCCGTCGTGGTCCAGCCTACAAAATTACCGATTACATGGGCGGCGATAAAAATGGTATCGTGCCCATCATGACCAACTCGGAGTCGATCCTTCAATTTGGCAATAATGCCTATGGCAAGCCCGCTACAGCACTCAATATTTTGCGCGAAACGATCATGGGCCGCGAACTATTTGACCATGCCTTTAAGGAATATGCCAACCGCTGGAAATTTAAGCACCCCACTCCCGCCGATTTCTTCCGCACTATGGAAGATGCCTCTGGCGTAGACCTTGATTGGTTCTGGAGAGGTTGGTTCTATGGCACCGATCATGTAGATATTGCCCTAGACGAAATTACGCACTACCATCTCAACACCTTCAACCCAGAGCAAGAGATGAGCATGCAAAAAATCTGGGATGCCGAAGACCCCACTTATATCGGAGATATCCGCAATAAGGAGTCGGTCAAGCAAACGGTCATGGAACGTTATCCCGACCTTCACGACAAATACAATGATCGCGACAAATACCGTGTAGATGAGGAAACGCAGCGCAATTCGCTCTTTGCTTACCAAAATCTCAGCGCCGAAGAAAAAGAAGTTTTGGCCAAAGATTACAACTACTATCAGGTCGATTTCAAAAATGTGGGTGGCCTAGTAATGCCCATCATCATCGAGCTAAAGTACGTAGATGGTAGCTCTGAGGTCCGCTATATTCCCGCCGAAATTTGGCGCTACAATAGCAATAAGGTCTCTAAAGTCTTTGTGACCGAAAAGGAAATCAAGGAATTTATTTTAGATCCTTACCTAGAAACTGCCGATGTAGAACGGGAAAATAACTACTTCCCCAGACGTCGCAAACCTACTCGCTTCGAGATGTTTAGCCCTCGTCAATAA
- a CDS encoding HupE/UreJ family protein, which yields MNFGLYFQLGLEHITDPYGYDHILFIIAICASWRISDWRTVAILVTAFTLGHSIALALATFEIVPVWSALIEFLIPVSIMASCIQNISYPPSERGAKINKNWAYGLIAAFGIIHGLGFSNFLKETLVANESLLTPLLGFNLGLEIGQLLIVAICFAFNYIFVELAHKAQRDWTLVVSSAVAGIAFLLCLEKGAELFLG from the coding sequence ATGAATTTTGGCCTCTACTTTCAGTTAGGGTTAGAGCATATTACAGACCCCTACGGCTACGACCACATTCTATTTATTATTGCTATTTGTGCCAGTTGGCGGATATCTGACTGGCGGACCGTGGCTATTTTGGTTACTGCCTTTACCCTTGGGCACTCTATCGCTTTGGCTTTGGCCACCTTTGAAATTGTTCCCGTTTGGTCTGCACTAATTGAGTTTTTGATTCCAGTGAGTATTATGGCTAGCTGTATTCAAAACATAAGTTATCCTCCCTCAGAGAGAGGAGCAAAAATCAATAAAAACTGGGCTTATGGCCTAATTGCGGCCTTTGGAATCATTCATGGTTTGGGTTTTTCCAACTTCCTCAAAGAGACCTTAGTGGCCAATGAAAGCCTATTGACGCCTCTTTTGGGCTTTAATTTGGGCCTAGAAATTGGGCAACTTTTGATTGTGGCCATCTGTTTTGCCTTTAATTATATCTTTGTAGAATTGGCCCATAAAGCACAAAGAGACTGGACCTTAGTGGTTTCTTCAGCTGTGGCTGGTATTGCTTTTTTGCTTTGTTTAGAAAAAGGCGCCGAGCTATTTCTGGGCTAA
- the mtnB gene encoding methylthioribulose 1-phosphate dehydratase yields the protein MSIIPKETAEQLAQLIRAWNAKGFSPATSTNYSFRVGADRLAISKSGRDKSQFSAQDFMLVDLKGRALPPFEGERSSAETLLHTVLYEENEAINVVVHTHSIYGTLLSDYYLKQGNLQLSQYELLKALPQFDSHEVDFELPIFPNTQDIEQLSEDFRQLYLAQPATIAYLIAGHGLYTWGKSIAEAKRHLEALEFLLEVHYKKLLLAPR from the coding sequence ATGTCAATAATACCAAAAGAAACTGCAGAACAATTGGCCCAACTCATTCGAGCATGGAACGCCAAAGGCTTTTCGCCAGCAACTAGCACCAATTATTCGTTTAGAGTCGGGGCAGATCGCCTGGCTATTTCTAAGTCGGGCCGAGATAAAAGCCAGTTCTCTGCCCAAGATTTTATGCTTGTAGATCTAAAGGGGAGGGCCCTTCCTCCCTTTGAGGGAGAACGTTCTTCGGCCGAAACCCTACTGCATACGGTCCTTTATGAAGAGAATGAAGCCATAAATGTGGTGGTTCATACCCACTCTATTTATGGCACCCTCCTCTCTGATTATTACTTAAAGCAGGGAAATTTGCAGCTTAGTCAGTATGAATTACTCAAAGCTTTACCTCAATTTGATAGCCATGAAGTAGATTTTGAGCTGCCTATTTTTCCCAATACGCAGGACATAGAGCAACTTTCTGAAGATTTTAGACAGCTCTATTTGGCCCAACCTGCTACTATTGCTTATTTGATTGCAGGACATGGACTCTATACTTGGGGCAAAAGTATAGCCGAAGCCAAACGGCATTTAGAAGCTTTAGAGTTTTTATTGGAAGTACATTATAAAAAACTGCTTTTGGCTCCACGCTAA
- a CDS encoding M67 family metallopeptidase: protein MYYQLSLAPEAEQYILQQLEADFPNEGCGFFYGTEENEGQLRHVLLAEAVINSKEGDQRRRFEISPLDYMKAEKKALELGLNLLGIYHSHPNHPAIPSIHDLKQAVPYFSYIILSVQEGQAAELTSWRLNEERGEFEAEEVKRNNLEALPKRELI from the coding sequence ATGTATTATCAATTGAGTTTAGCCCCCGAGGCAGAGCAGTATATATTACAACAATTAGAAGCTGATTTTCCGAATGAAGGCTGTGGATTCTTTTATGGAACAGAGGAAAATGAGGGACAATTACGGCATGTGCTACTCGCCGAGGCCGTTATTAACAGCAAAGAAGGAGACCAAAGACGGCGTTTTGAAATCTCGCCTTTGGACTATATGAAAGCAGAAAAAAAGGCCTTGGAATTGGGATTAAACCTATTGGGGATCTATCATTCTCATCCCAACCATCCGGCAATTCCCTCTATACATGATTTAAAGCAGGCGGTACCTTATTTCTCCTACATCATTTTATCGGTACAAGAAGGGCAGGCGGCAGAGCTTACTTCTTGGCGATTGAATGAAGAGCGAGGAGAATTTGAGGCAGAAGAAGTAAAACGCAACAACTTAGAAGCCCTACCCAAAAGAGAACTCATTTAA
- a CDS encoding serine kinase: protein MSKAQLGVKIKAPASLSQLSWGPGCMAVALEGLADEVIIRPSQEAGLQLLEVTGDQKQLSRNLGETAMGKAALAFWALLPDYGVETETLGFELEVRKKIPFGLGLGNEAALVAACLYGLNKQLKSPLMPKELMLPALASGCAAEDLVASLYGGWNLIVQESPCQWRRMALPKGLYFLVFAPKVKAQQAQREEIALQTGKSSLQALSALSWAFNYSDFRLLEEALWPQAWAEEGSFLRAVQEIVHAEGGLSCHYSGQGPTIAALFNNTLKAEEAQTAILAHYKAKKQRVKSWILSIDQEGAIIE from the coding sequence ATGTCTAAAGCACAATTGGGCGTAAAAATCAAGGCGCCCGCAAGTTTGAGCCAATTATCTTGGGGCCCTGGCTGTATGGCTGTTGCCCTAGAAGGCTTAGCCGATGAAGTGATTATCCGCCCTAGCCAAGAGGCTGGCTTGCAGCTTCTAGAAGTTACTGGCGACCAAAAACAGCTCAGCCGAAACCTAGGCGAGACGGCTATGGGCAAGGCCGCCCTCGCTTTTTGGGCCCTTTTGCCCGATTATGGCGTAGAAACAGAGACTTTGGGCTTTGAGTTGGAAGTTCGCAAGAAAATTCCCTTTGGTTTGGGCCTTGGCAATGAGGCCGCATTAGTGGCCGCCTGCCTGTATGGACTCAATAAGCAGCTCAAAAGTCCACTTATGCCCAAAGAATTGATGCTCCCTGCCCTAGCTTCGGGCTGTGCTGCCGAGGATCTTGTGGCTAGTTTATACGGCGGCTGGAACCTCATTGTCCAAGAATCGCCCTGCCAATGGCGCCGTATGGCCCTACCCAAAGGCCTTTATTTCTTGGTTTTTGCGCCAAAAGTTAAAGCCCAGCAGGCTCAACGAGAAGAAATTGCTCTCCAAACAGGCAAATCTAGCCTGCAGGCCCTTTCTGCCTTGAGTTGGGCCTTTAATTATAGCGATTTCAGACTGCTAGAGGAGGCCCTTTGGCCCCAAGCTTGGGCCGAAGAAGGCAGCTTTTTAAGAGCAGTTCAGGAAATTGTTCATGCAGAAGGTGGCCTTAGCTGCCATTATAGTGGCCAAGGGCCCACAATTGCCGCCCTTTTCAATAATACACTAAAAGCAGAAGAAGCGCAAACCGCTATCCTCGCCCACTACAAAGCCAAAAAACAAAGAGTCAAGAGCTGGATCCTAAGCATTGACCAAGAAGGGGCAATTATTGAATAA
- a CDS encoding aspartate aminotransferase family protein — protein MLSSRQLFLQHLAQTSDAPLALEIDRAEGIYMYGPTGKSYIDLISGISVSNLGHRHPKVMAAIAAQSERYLHTLVYGEFILSPQVQLAKYLADLLPASLSSCYFVNSGTEATEGAMKLAKRYTGRAEIIACETSYHGSSQGALSLMSTDFFTAPFRPLLPNVNHIAFNSWPDLDKITEKTAAVIIEPVRAEKGVENPLEGYLKALRARCTAVGALLIFDEIQVGCGRTGSFFAFEQFDVVPDILLLAKGFGGGMPIGAFIASQEIMQVLSHNPFLGHITTFGGHPLCCAAALANLKVLKEEYEELIGTVKEKEALFLSLLKHPKIKTVRSAGLLMAVQLSSYEQTKSVILKCMEKGLISDWFLFNDSAIRIAPPLIISPQQIHQAVAILLEAIDEVDGPSYDKNN, from the coding sequence ATGCTATCTAGCAGACAATTATTTTTACAACATTTGGCCCAGACCTCTGATGCTCCTTTGGCTTTAGAGATTGATCGGGCAGAGGGAATTTATATGTATGGGCCTACAGGCAAGTCTTATATTGACCTCATTTCAGGTATTTCAGTGTCTAATTTAGGGCATCGGCACCCCAAGGTAATGGCCGCAATTGCTGCACAATCAGAGCGCTATTTGCATACCTTGGTTTATGGGGAGTTTATTTTGAGTCCTCAGGTTCAATTGGCAAAGTACTTAGCCGATTTACTGCCCGCTTCTTTGTCTAGCTGCTATTTTGTCAATTCTGGAACAGAAGCAACAGAAGGGGCCATGAAACTGGCCAAGCGCTATACTGGCCGGGCCGAAATCATTGCCTGCGAAACCTCTTATCATGGGAGTAGCCAAGGGGCATTGAGCTTGATGAGCACCGACTTTTTTACCGCTCCTTTTCGCCCACTTTTACCCAATGTCAATCATATTGCCTTTAATAGCTGGCCCGATTTGGATAAAATTACGGAAAAAACGGCTGCTGTGATCATTGAACCCGTACGGGCAGAGAAAGGGGTGGAAAATCCTCTAGAAGGCTATTTAAAGGCCCTCAGAGCGCGTTGTACAGCCGTTGGCGCCCTACTAATATTTGATGAAATTCAGGTGGGCTGTGGCCGCACTGGTAGCTTCTTTGCCTTTGAGCAGTTTGATGTAGTGCCCGATATTCTCCTTTTGGCCAAAGGTTTTGGCGGTGGAATGCCTATAGGGGCTTTTATTGCCAGCCAAGAAATTATGCAGGTGCTTAGTCATAATCCCTTTTTGGGACATATTACTACTTTTGGAGGGCATCCGCTTTGTTGTGCCGCTGCTTTGGCCAACTTAAAAGTGTTGAAGGAAGAATATGAGGAGTTGATCGGGACGGTCAAGGAAAAGGAGGCCCTTTTCTTAAGCTTACTCAAGCATCCTAAAATTAAAACGGTCCGTTCTGCTGGCCTACTAATGGCCGTTCAGCTTTCTAGCTATGAACAAACGAAGTCGGTTATCCTTAAGTGTATGGAAAAAGGTTTGATTTCAGACTGGTTCCTCTTTAATGATTCGGCGATCCGAATTGCACCACCACTTATTATTAGTCCTCAACAAATTCATCAGGCTGTGGCTATTTTGCTAGAAGCTATTGATGAAGTAGACGGCCCAAGCTATGACAAGAACAACTAA
- a CDS encoding DUF6702 family protein, translating to MPSFLTISLLCSILWPFSLAKPAQTMAEKDHPIYLSVAEIDYKEEEQALQISIKLFVDDFEQLFSKRLGETVEIGTDREHPQANELLANYVQQHFKLKADGQAIQYKYLGKEMGEKRNIYECYVFLEAKNLSPFAELTINNSLLIEEHFNQLNFAACHTKSQGVQKVISRKGREVQKVRW from the coding sequence ATGCCTAGCTTTTTGACAATTAGTCTACTTTGTTCGATTTTATGGCCTTTTTCTCTGGCCAAACCAGCCCAAACAATGGCCGAAAAAGACCACCCTATTTACCTCTCTGTTGCCGAAATAGATTATAAAGAGGAGGAACAAGCGCTACAAATTTCTATCAAGCTCTTTGTAGACGATTTTGAACAGCTTTTTTCTAAACGCTTGGGAGAAACTGTTGAAATTGGCACCGATAGAGAGCATCCTCAGGCCAATGAATTACTCGCCAATTATGTCCAACAGCATTTCAAACTGAAGGCCGATGGCCAAGCTATACAATATAAGTACTTGGGCAAGGAAATGGGAGAGAAGCGGAATATCTATGAATGCTATGTTTTCTTAGAGGCTAAAAATCTATCTCCTTTTGCTGAACTAACAATTAATAACAGTCTATTAATTGAGGAGCATTTCAATCAATTGAATTTTGCTGCCTGCCACACCAAAAGCCAAGGGGTCCAAAAAGTAATTAGCCGAAAAGGAAGAGAGGTCCAAAAAGTGAGATGGTAA
- a CDS encoding MoaD/ThiS family protein has translation MATVIIPTPLRKFTDQQASINVDGATVQAAIDRLIVLYPVLAQHLLDKDGQIRAFVRIFLEDEDILALDGANTALKSDSTLSIIPAIAGGIDL, from the coding sequence ATGGCAACAGTAATCATTCCCACACCACTACGCAAATTCACCGATCAACAAGCAAGCATTAATGTAGATGGAGCCACTGTTCAGGCGGCAATAGATCGTTTAATCGTGCTTTATCCTGTATTGGCCCAGCACCTACTAGACAAAGATGGGCAGATTCGGGCTTTTGTTCGCATCTTTTTAGAAGATGAGGATATTTTGGCCCTAGATGGAGCTAATACGGCTCTAAAATCAGATAGCACATTAAGTATTATTCCTGCCATTGCAGGCGGAATTGACCTTTAA
- a CDS encoding CPBP family intramembrane glutamic endopeptidase — translation MTRTTKTATQGFLYLLPIWAIGMIVGQLGLQLIASAYGISNLMELVANLATTAPTPNELAGLKWGSLFSHFCGYTLVALGFSLIWKPQKAMDFLLLNRSAKFWTYLLLPVLALCLYPIAMQLYALNQMITPESWIAKETIALQEKLMSMNSPMDLLTNFLLVGLAAGLGEELLFRGILQRLLAQLTKNLDLGIWIAALLFSLIHFQPEGFIPRFLLGALLGYSLRWTGSLWTPILLHIAFNSSQLLLYYFFADQMSEQTGLELPIYLGILAYPLALAICFLLYKGHKKQGAIQADDYLPS, via the coding sequence ATGACAAGAACAACTAAAACAGCGACCCAAGGGTTTTTATACCTGCTGCCGATTTGGGCAATTGGGATGATTGTGGGCCAGCTAGGCCTTCAGCTTATTGCTTCGGCCTATGGGATCAGTAATTTAATGGAGCTGGTGGCCAATTTAGCAACTACAGCACCTACTCCCAATGAACTTGCAGGCCTAAAATGGGGGAGCCTGTTTAGCCATTTTTGTGGCTATACTTTGGTGGCCCTAGGCTTTAGCCTAATTTGGAAGCCCCAAAAAGCCATGGATTTTTTGCTGCTCAATCGCTCTGCTAAGTTCTGGACCTATTTGCTTTTGCCAGTTTTAGCACTTTGCCTTTATCCAATTGCTATGCAGCTCTATGCGCTCAATCAGATGATTACTCCAGAAAGCTGGATCGCTAAAGAGACCATTGCCTTGCAAGAAAAGTTGATGAGCATGAATAGCCCAATGGACCTATTGACCAACTTTTTGTTGGTGGGCTTGGCCGCTGGCCTAGGAGAGGAGCTCCTCTTTAGAGGGATTCTCCAACGCCTACTCGCTCAACTTACTAAGAATTTGGACTTAGGTATTTGGATTGCGGCTCTGCTGTTTAGCCTGATCCACTTTCAGCCAGAAGGCTTTATCCCTCGCTTTTTATTGGGGGCACTTTTAGGCTATAGTTTGCGCTGGACGGGCAGTCTTTGGACGCCTATTTTGCTGCATATCGCCTTTAATTCTTCTCAATTGTTGCTCTATTATTTTTTCGCAGACCAAATGTCTGAACAAACAGGCTTAGAGCTACCCATTTATTTAGGCATCTTGGCTTATCCTTTGGCTTTGGCAATCTGTTTTTTACTCTATAAAGGGCATAAAAAACAAGGCGCTATTCAGGCCGATGATTATTTACCCTCCTAA
- a CDS encoding PLP-dependent cysteine synthase family protein encodes MPATIKKYQEALAAVGRLVGQTPLVELKSLSPSPNIHIYAKLEWHQLGGSVKTRAAYNIIKTAIERGELGQGKQLLDASSGNTAIAYAHIAAALGIPLTIILPENASVERKRILRALGTNLIFSSPFGGTDEAQEKAKALALAEPEKYYYADQYSNPANWQAHYYGTSEEIWAQTAGKITHFVTALGTTGSFVGNARGLKEKNPAIQLASLQPDGALHGLEGWKHLPTAYVPPIYDDSLAHHELPIDSFQAYDMLRRLAKEEGLLVSPSAAANVLGAYLWAQELPPEQEAHIVTLLPDSADKYGEVIEQIFPY; translated from the coding sequence ATGCCAGCAACCATTAAAAAATATCAAGAAGCTTTAGCTGCCGTAGGTCGCTTAGTGGGGCAAACGCCCTTGGTAGAGCTCAAAAGTCTGAGCCCTTCTCCCAATATTCATATTTATGCCAAGCTAGAGTGGCATCAGTTGGGGGGCAGCGTGAAGACGAGGGCCGCCTACAACATCATTAAAACTGCTATAGAGCGGGGCGAATTGGGCCAAGGCAAGCAGCTTTTGGATGCCAGTAGTGGCAATACGGCCATTGCTTATGCGCATATAGCGGCGGCTCTGGGCATTCCATTAACCATTATTTTGCCTGAAAATGCCTCGGTAGAGCGCAAGCGAATCTTGAGAGCATTAGGGACAAACCTCATTTTTAGTTCTCCATTTGGGGGCACCGATGAGGCCCAAGAAAAGGCCAAAGCGCTTGCTTTGGCCGAGCCAGAGAAATACTATTATGCCGACCAATATAGTAATCCAGCCAATTGGCAGGCGCATTATTATGGAACCAGCGAGGAAATCTGGGCGCAAACGGCGGGTAAAATTACCCATTTTGTAACCGCTTTAGGGACCACGGGCAGTTTTGTGGGCAATGCTAGAGGATTAAAAGAGAAAAACCCTGCGATACAGTTGGCCAGTTTGCAGCCAGATGGCGCGCTACATGGTTTGGAAGGCTGGAAACACCTACCGACGGCCTATGTGCCCCCCATTTATGATGATAGTTTGGCGCATCATGAACTGCCAATAGACAGTTTTCAGGCCTATGATATGCTCAGAAGGCTGGCCAAAGAAGAGGGTTTATTGGTAAGTCCTTCCGCTGCGGCCAATGTATTGGGGGCCTATTTATGGGCCCAAGAGCTTCCGCCTGAGCAAGAAGCCCATATAGTGACCCTTTTGCCAGATAGTGCAGACAAGTACGGGGAGGTCATTGAACAAATTTTTCCATATTAA
- a CDS encoding FMN-binding negative transcriptional regulator: MYIPKSFKSNAPAPLQWMKEQYPFGLLQSQQEGQLWATPLPFVWSNPLLLKSHLALANPQAQSFLKQDKQEVLIHFQGPYAYISPKHYQHSQNVPTWNYLALQVRGQLSVLDQLGQKQLLEESILAFEPTYWPQWEQLPEKYLTALSGELLAFQVEVTAIDLCLKISQNKSQAEQLAILKALQSSPHLMDQQLAQAILQLQALKD, encoded by the coding sequence ATGTATATTCCCAAAAGCTTCAAGAGCAATGCTCCTGCCCCACTTCAATGGATGAAAGAGCAGTATCCCTTTGGCCTTTTGCAATCGCAGCAAGAGGGCCAACTTTGGGCCACTCCCTTGCCCTTTGTTTGGTCCAACCCTCTCCTACTCAAAAGCCATCTGGCCCTAGCCAATCCACAGGCCCAAAGCTTCCTAAAGCAAGACAAACAAGAGGTCTTGATCCATTTTCAAGGCCCCTATGCCTATATCTCGCCCAAGCATTATCAGCATAGCCAAAATGTGCCCACCTGGAACTATTTGGCCCTGCAAGTTCGTGGACAGCTATCTGTCTTGGACCAATTGGGCCAAAAACAGCTCTTAGAAGAGAGTATTTTGGCTTTTGAGCCCACTTATTGGCCCCAGTGGGAACAACTCCCAGAGAAGTACTTAACGGCCCTCTCTGGCGAATTACTGGCCTTCCAAGTTGAAGTAACAGCTATTGACCTTTGCCTGAAAATTAGCCAAAATAAAAGCCAAGCCGAACAACTAGCCATCTTAAAGGCCCTCCAAAGTTCTCCCCATCTCATGGACCAACAACTCGCCCAAGCGATTCTCCAACTCCAAGCCCTAAAAGACTAA